The Bacteroidota bacterium sequence CCCTATCTTTCAGATACAGTTATGGTCAGTGCTGTTAATAAAGAAAATGTATTATCCTCCGCAATGGTGACTGATATTCTTGTTGCCAATCCACATTCTGCCAAATCAGATACAGTTATGCAGACAGTTGATAATAGAATGTATCAGTTATCCGATGACCAACGAGCTGAAATTGAAGAAGGTCAGTTTATAATAAGCGCTAAAGAATCTTTGGAATCCAGCTTGTCTTACTATGAGGCAGAACGATCTTATGCATTTAACAGTGTAGTAAGATGGTTCCTTAATGACACAAATAATGTATCATCAACAGACAGTATTATACAGTATTTAGAAAGTGAAAATAAACCGGAAGCTAAATATGCCCTGGCTTATGAATATCTTTCTCTGGGTGATTCTTCAAATACGATAAGTGATTTAAACTCAATCCCTGAAATATTCAATCTTTCCACAGAACAGATGGAGCAACACCAGAATTACATGTTGTATTTTAATTTACTTCTTAGTTTATCGGCTCAGGGAAAAAGTATTTTTGATGTTGATTCCACCCAGATTGATTCTCTTTATCAGCTTTTAGATCAATCATCAGGGCAATTACATGCTTATATCAGAAATATTCTGATTTCTATCGATACGCTGACTTACCATGAACCATACATTTTCCCTGAATCAGGTACAAAATCTACCAGAGTTTTAAATAGATTTGTTCAAAAAAAGCAGGAAGAAAATTCCCTGAAATTATATCCCAATCCTGCTTGTGATTATGTTGTTATGGAGTATAAACTAAAAGAATGGCCAAAGGAAGCATTGATTCATGTTTACAGTATTGAAGGTAAATCCTTGGGAGTTATAATTCTAAGAAAACCAATGGATTATCTGGTAATAGATACCAAAGATTTTAAAAATGGACTATATTTGTTTCATCTTATTGTGGGCAACAAAGCACAAGATTTTGCCCGACTGATCATTCATCATTAAAAGATGTTTTCAATTCCATACTATATTGATTAATTAAGAGAATGTCAAATTACAAATACTGGTTGCTTAAAATTTCTATCTTATTCATGCCTTACTGTACTCTATTGCAGGCACAGACTTATTTCAATGTGAGATTTGGTTATAGTACTGTGAATAATTCGGATGCAGCAAAATCTCTATTAGAAAATGATAGCGGGTATCTTGTGGCGGGGATGACAGGAGCATATTATATAGGAGTGGCTAACTTCAATACATCCGGCGATATGCTTTGGACCAAAAAATGGGGTAAGTCATATTCTCAATACTGGTTAGGTGATCCAGGCAGCTTTATTCAATCAAAAGATATGGGTTACACGATGTTTGGAACATATAAAGATTCTATCGTAAAAGATGCAGCATTAATGATCAAACTTGATAATTCATTAGATACATTATGGACAAAAATCTTTTACGATACTATCAATAATCCACCCTATTATTACTTTTATTTGTTTCAAGGTATTCAAGAAAGCTCACACCATTATACAGCATGTGGTGTGAAAAAACCATATGGAGGTCCAAGTCTTATTTGGTTGGTTCATCTAAGTAATAATGGAAGTATCATTTGGAATAATTCATTTGGTTTTAGTACCTGGTACTACAATGGTTATAGTGTAATACAAACTTCTGATGGTGGTTATGCCATTGGTGGTTTTCGTTTTTTGATTGGTAATGACAACTCCGGGGATCCTATCGTAATCAAAACCGACAGCCTTGGGAATCAACAGTGGATGAAAAATTTAGGTGGACAGTATAAAGATAACAAAGCTATGATTTGTCTGGACCAAGATGGGAATATTCTGATGGGGACAGTATATGCAGACACAATGTCAGGAGACGATCCACATAGCCGGATAAATATTGTTAAGCTCGATAATCAGGGGAATGTGATCTGGAATAAAAAATATGGAGAAACCCGGATTTATAATTATTTATTGAATATACGTTGCCTGCCAAATGGCGATGTTATCGCATGTGGCTCTGCCCCTGATAATTTTCCCCATATTGTCGGCTGGATATTAAAGATTAATAATGATGGTGATAGCCTATGGTACCGTGAATATGATATTTTAACCGGTTCACAAAGCAGCAATGAACTTTATGATATCATTGGGACCTCGGATAATGGATTAATTTCATGTGGTTATTTATGGCCTCATGAGCCAGACACCGGTTCCGAGGATGCATGGGTGATAAAGTTGGACAGCCTGGGCTGCGAAGGTCCTGATGATTGCTGGGTCGGAATGGAGGAAAAACCGGAGGATGATGTGACAAACGAGGAGTTATGGGTTTATCCGAATCCGGCAGCAGATAAGGTGATTGTGCGATGGCCGATGGCCGATAGCCGAGTTCCGAAGGAGATGCGGCTTATTATTTATGATGTTTTAGGTACGAAGGTGAAAGAAATCAATATACCTGCCGGGCAAAAGGAGGCCCGGCTTGATGTATCAACCTGGCATGAAGGATTGTATGCTGTTATTTTAATCGAAAAAGGGCAAATAGTTGCAAGGGAAAAGGTTGTTGTGGTGCATTAAAAAATGAAGAGGATAACCTGATATTTGGTTTACTGAAGATCGAATTTGATTGGGAGATTGTAAAGTACTTTTACTTTTTTACCGTGATGCATTCCCGGAATCCATGCAGGCATGGATTTTACGAGGCGGATCGCTTCGTCATTACAACCGGCACCGAGCCCTTTTTCAATCTTTATATCACTGAGAGAACCATCGGCGTTGACAATAAAAGACACTATTACAATTCCTTCAATTTGTTGCTGAATGGCTTGTCGCGGATAGTGCAGGCTGTCGCTCAGGTAAGTGAAAAGAGCTTCAACATCACCCGGAAACGACGGCATCTGATCCACAGAGGTATATATTCCCCTTTCTCCTTTCTCTCTTTTTGCATTGGATTCCTTTGACTGATCACCAGCATCCTGCTGTATTTCGTACATAACTATTTTGGAACTTGGTTCTTCCGTTTTTAGGGCATTCCCGCTTTCGTTCAATATATTTTTTTGCATCTGGGATTCCATATTTAAAACAAGTGAGGAGTCGGTGATGCGGATATTCGTTTCTGCCAGTGAAACCGGGATAGATTCCGAAGGTTGAACGACTGATACACCGGCAACCACCATTTCACGTTCTACTCCGGCAGCGGAAGATTCCGGCTGGGTGATGGCCGCTTCGCCATTTGATATATCCTGCCTATTTTCTGCCGTCTCACGCACAGGAGCACCAGTTTTAACGGAACCCCCAGTACCTTTCTCTTTATCAGGTGAAATCATGGCCAATGCATCTTTTCCGGCTGATTCGGAGATTTGTGTCAAACTTGTTACCGGAGGACTTGATTCAGGTAACATCTTATTATCTGACACCTGAATGGAATCATGTAATGCAGCCAGATTATCCTGTGATGTCTTTTGTAACCGGAAATAAAGGGAGAAGAAACCAATCAGTATAATGATACAAGCAGCAGCGGCAGTAAAGTAAACCCAGATGCGACGTGAAGAACGAACCTGTATATGTCTTAATCTGACCCGCGGCCTTGCATTGGCATGCTCTGTGACTTGTTCCTTTAATGAGCTGATCGTTTCGTGGAGGTGCTGTTGATCGTCAATCAGTGCCAACCCTTCCAATGCTTCGGAGCAGAGAGTACAGGAGGAGAGATGGTTTTTTACGGCAGCCTCCTCTTCCGATGAGAGCTTGCCAATGGAGTAATCCTGAAGAGCCTCCAGCTTCAGGCATGCCGACTCATTAAAAAGATGTGCTGTATGTGATTTCTGTGCCATTTAATTGCTTAATATGATTTTCAGATTGCGCTTGCCGTTCTGAACATGACTTTTAACCTGTTTAAGGCTGTAGCCGGTGATCTGTGTTATCTCAATGTAGGATTTCTTATGTAAATAGAACAATTCGATACAGGTCTTTTGTTCTTCATTGAGGTGTTTGACAGCTTCCATCATTTTATCTTCAATAATGTCAGGAACACCATCAAGATGCTCAACGTCGGCTGATTCCATAAATTCATCAGGCAGATTTTCAAAAGATATTGCTTCCGCTCTGGCTTTTCGCAGCTCCATCAGGCAATAATTCTTTGTCACCGTGTGAAGCCAGCTTTTAAAATTTTCGACATTATGCACATTGAGGTCTTTAAAGAGGTTTTCAAAGATCTGCATCACGGCATCCTTTGCTTCCTCTTCATCCTTTAAATACTTCATGCATACTCCAAAGACCAGATGTGTATACCTGTTGAATAATTCGCCGATGATGTGCGGGTTGTTCGATGAGCGGAACCGGGCGATGAGATCACTATCGGTTTCAGGGAGTGTATTCTTTTTACTGAACAACTTTGACCTGAGGAACATACCGCTGAAAGAGTTAGAGGTGACTTGGTCAAATTGCCCGCAGCTCGCTTCGGAATTTAATCCAAAGTATCGCTGGAGCGGTATTTCGCAGAGCTCAATTTGCTCTGGGATTCATTCCAATTGATTACAAAGTTAAACAAAGAAGGTGCATAGTGCCGGAAAGATTTTTATGGAAAAAATTTCAGTTCTGCATCTCAATGTTGTGTCATTCAATTTCAGTATCATTAAAAACCTACAAAAATGGAAACAAAGATTTTTTCAATTCAGAAGTTCAGAATGTTTTTGTTGATCATTATCGGTATTTTTTCGATCAGCAGTTCTGTTTTTTCGCAAGGCGGGTTCATCGGTGTGTATATGCCTGACACAACAGACAGAACCTTGTCGCCATACTTTTTTGTCAAG is a genomic window containing:
- a CDS encoding energy transducer TonB, which encodes MAQKSHTAHLFNESACLKLEALQDYSIGKLSSEEEAAVKNHLSSCTLCSEALEGLALIDDQQHLHETISSLKEQVTEHANARPRVRLRHIQVRSSRRIWVYFTAAAACIIILIGFFSLYFRLQKTSQDNLAALHDSIQVSDNKMLPESSPPVTSLTQISESAGKDALAMISPDKEKGTGGSVKTGAPVRETAENRQDISNGEAAITQPESSAAGVEREMVVAGVSVVQPSESIPVSLAETNIRITDSSLVLNMESQMQKNILNESGNALKTEEPSSKIVMYEIQQDAGDQSKESNAKREKGERGIYTSVDQMPSFPGDVEALFTYLSDSLHYPRQAIQQQIEGIVIVSFIVNADGSLSDIKIEKGLGAGCNDEAIRLVKSMPAWIPGMHHGKKVKVLYNLPIKFDLQ
- a CDS encoding T9SS type A sorting domain-containing protein → MPYCTLLQAQTYFNVRFGYSTVNNSDAAKSLLENDSGYLVAGMTGAYYIGVANFNTSGDMLWTKKWGKSYSQYWLGDPGSFIQSKDMGYTMFGTYKDSIVKDAALMIKLDNSLDTLWTKIFYDTINNPPYYYFYLFQGIQESSHHYTACGVKKPYGGPSLIWLVHLSNNGSIIWNNSFGFSTWYYNGYSVIQTSDGGYAIGGFRFLIGNDNSGDPIVIKTDSLGNQQWMKNLGGQYKDNKAMICLDQDGNILMGTVYADTMSGDDPHSRINIVKLDNQGNVIWNKKYGETRIYNYLLNIRCLPNGDVIACGSAPDNFPHIVGWILKINNDGDSLWYREYDILTGSQSSNELYDIIGTSDNGLISCGYLWPHEPDTGSEDAWVIKLDSLGCEGPDDCWVGMEEKPEDDVTNEELWVYPNPAADKVIVRWPMADSRVPKEMRLIIYDVLGTKVKEINIPAGQKEARLDVSTWHEGLYAVILIEKGQIVAREKVVVVH
- a CDS encoding sigma-70 family RNA polymerase sigma factor; protein product: MFLRSKLFSKKNTLPETDSDLIARFRSSNNPHIIGELFNRYTHLVFGVCMKYLKDEEEAKDAVMQIFENLFKDLNVHNVENFKSWLHTVTKNYCLMELRKARAEAISFENLPDEFMESADVEHLDGVPDIIEDKMMEAVKHLNEEQKTCIELFYLHKKSYIEITQITGYSLKQVKSHVQNGKRNLKIILSN